Proteins encoded together in one Thermoplasmatales archaeon BRNA1 window:
- a CDS encoding Signal recognition particle 19 kDa protein, which translates to MAFDEDTAITLWPEYFDAERTRAEGRRLPLSLCVKRPSLDMIAKGAITLDLDYKIYEDKCYPGDWIAKKGCVRVEKGKMKKGEILPKIGEVLVKNQE; encoded by the coding sequence ATGGCATTCGACGAGGATACCGCAATCACACTTTGGCCGGAGTACTTCGACGCCGAGCGCACCCGCGCGGAGGGCAGGAGACTCCCGCTCTCGCTGTGTGTGAAGAGGCCCTCCCTCGACATGATTGCCAAAGGGGCCATCACCCTCGATCTCGATTACAAGATCTACGAGGATAAATGCTACCCCGGCGACTGGATCGCCAAGAAGGGGTGCGTCCGCGTGGAGAAGGGGAAGATGAAGAAGGGTGAGATCCTGCCGAAGATCGGCGAGGTCCTGGTGAAGAACCAGGAGTGA
- a CDS encoding yjeF C-terminal region, hydroxyethylthiazole kinase-related/yjeF N-terminal region translates to MITAIDSKVMDANSEALGVGVDTLMDNAGKAVADLILERFPDSRVAIFCGRGNNGGDGLAAAFYLKNASVFMIDGDDMRSEASKKMLSRLRCPVSDFTGKEDGFDVLVDAALGTGISGTLRPAYDRYVDFCNGFEGVIVSIDVPSGFGTVKQVVPDITVSMVDSKEGMNKENSGEIVIADIGMPLEASYMVGPGDLLRYPVPKEGSRKGDNGRILIIGGGPYFGAPAMSAKASMRAGADYVRIATPEESFDEIAGWCPEFVMHKLQGDVLSQSHLSTVLGICKDVDAVVIGPGLGRADDTVKAVREFVTKCPLPMVIDADGLFALGRDFRIGRDDVVVTPHLGEFRNLGGKDRDPGDVMDLADRLGCTVVLKGKEDMVSDGDRIRLNGTGCAAMTSAGTGDVLAGTIGGLLSKGMGAFDAACLGAYLAGRAGELAFQKFSYGLIATDVADDVAVALKQGLDRVGL, encoded by the coding sequence TTGATAACAGCCATCGACTCCAAGGTCATGGATGCCAACTCCGAGGCCCTGGGGGTCGGAGTGGACACCCTCATGGACAACGCGGGGAAGGCCGTGGCGGACCTCATCCTGGAAAGATTCCCGGATTCGAGGGTCGCGATATTCTGCGGCCGCGGGAACAACGGAGGGGACGGGCTGGCCGCGGCGTTCTATCTGAAGAACGCAAGCGTCTTCATGATAGACGGAGACGACATGCGCTCAGAGGCATCCAAGAAGATGCTATCCAGGCTCCGGTGCCCCGTATCCGATTTCACGGGAAAGGAGGACGGTTTCGACGTCCTCGTCGATGCCGCGCTGGGGACCGGAATCTCGGGCACCCTGCGCCCAGCTTACGACAGGTATGTGGACTTCTGCAACGGCTTCGAGGGAGTCATCGTATCCATCGACGTCCCCTCTGGATTCGGCACCGTGAAACAGGTGGTCCCGGACATCACCGTCTCCATGGTCGATTCCAAGGAGGGGATGAATAAGGAGAACTCTGGAGAGATCGTCATCGCCGACATCGGGATGCCCCTGGAGGCTTCCTACATGGTCGGCCCCGGGGACCTCCTGCGCTACCCCGTCCCCAAGGAGGGGAGCCGCAAGGGGGACAACGGGAGGATCCTGATAATCGGCGGAGGGCCGTACTTCGGAGCCCCCGCCATGAGCGCCAAGGCCTCGATGAGGGCCGGCGCGGATTACGTCAGGATCGCCACTCCCGAGGAGAGCTTCGATGAGATCGCCGGGTGGTGCCCCGAGTTCGTCATGCACAAGCTTCAGGGAGATGTTCTCTCCCAATCCCATCTGAGCACCGTTCTGGGCATCTGCAAGGACGTGGATGCCGTCGTCATAGGTCCCGGCCTCGGAAGGGCCGATGACACCGTTAAGGCGGTCAGGGAGTTCGTCACCAAATGCCCCCTCCCCATGGTCATCGATGCCGACGGACTGTTCGCCCTGGGCAGGGACTTCAGGATCGGCAGGGATGACGTGGTCGTCACCCCGCACCTCGGAGAGTTCAGGAACCTGGGCGGTAAAGACCGCGATCCGGGAGACGTCATGGACCTTGCCGACAGACTGGGATGCACGGTCGTCCTGAAGGGCAAGGAGGACATGGTCTCCGACGGGGACCGTATACGCCTCAACGGCACCGGCTGCGCTGCCATGACCTCGGCAGGCACCGGAGATGTCCTAGCGGGCACGATAGGCGGTCTGCTGTCCAAGGGAATGGGGGCGTTCGATGCCGCCTGCCTCGGAGCGTACCTCGCGGGAAGGGCGGGTGAACTCGCATTCCAGAAATTCTCGTACGGCCTGATAGCCACCGATGTCGCGGACGACGTCGCCGTAGCCCTAAAGCAGGGTCTTGACAGGGTAGGCCTCTGA
- a CDS encoding Cupin domain protein, with protein sequence MRELCDISVEEMAEVVGKTPEEYLVYESGKMDFSFTFLYKIAERCGIDMVELLTGDKPHLSECTFVKNGHGLPMKRRTGLNYYHLGYTLTNRLSETFVVFAPYIEGDNDTNIHTSTHEGNEFDYVLEGSMRFYHDGHFYDLEPGDSVYYNSGRPHGMYSKSKEGCKFIASVMKGEER encoded by the coding sequence ATGCGCGAGCTCTGCGACATCTCCGTGGAGGAGATGGCGGAGGTCGTCGGAAAGACCCCCGAGGAATACCTCGTGTACGAGTCCGGAAAGATGGACTTCTCGTTCACCTTCCTCTACAAGATCGCAGAGAGGTGCGGCATCGACATGGTCGAGCTACTCACCGGGGACAAGCCCCACCTGTCCGAGTGCACGTTCGTCAAGAACGGCCACGGCCTTCCCATGAAGAGGCGCACCGGCCTGAACTACTACCACCTGGGATACACCCTGACCAACAGGCTGTCCGAGACATTCGTCGTCTTCGCGCCGTACATCGAGGGGGACAACGACACCAACATCCACACCTCCACGCACGAGGGCAACGAGTTCGACTACGTCCTGGAGGGATCCATGAGGTTCTACCATGACGGCCACTTCTACGACCTGGAGCCCGGGGACTCTGTCTATTACAACAGCGGCCGCCCCCACGGCATGTACTCCAAATCCAAGGAGGGCTGCAAGTTCATCGCCTCCGTCATGAAAGGTGAGGAGAGATGA
- a CDS encoding Pyruvate:ferredoxin oxidoreductase-related 2-oxoacid:ferredoxin oxidoreductase, beta subunit has protein sequence MAKVIGERPKALLDVPLHYCPGCTHGIVHRLVAEVIDELGIEGRTVGVASVGCSVFTYNYFGCDMVQAPHGRAPAVATGVKRARPDDVVFTYQGDGDLAAIGMGETVHAAARGENIVAIFINNAIYGMTGGQMAPTTLPGQVTQTTPYGRDTSVAGNPIRVCELLSSVKGVALAQRVTVDCVKNVKAAKKAIKKAFEYQMAGKGYCIIEVVSTCPTNWGMAPGDALQWLRDNMLPYYPLGVYKDVGEGEQ, from the coding sequence ATGGCAAAGGTTATCGGAGAGAGACCCAAGGCGCTCCTGGACGTCCCCCTGCACTACTGCCCGGGATGCACCCACGGAATCGTCCACAGGCTCGTGGCCGAGGTCATCGACGAGCTCGGCATCGAGGGCAGGACCGTCGGAGTCGCATCCGTCGGATGCTCCGTCTTCACATACAACTACTTCGGCTGCGACATGGTGCAGGCCCCCCACGGACGCGCACCCGCCGTCGCCACCGGAGTCAAAAGAGCCAGACCCGACGATGTGGTCTTCACCTACCAGGGTGACGGAGACCTCGCCGCCATCGGAATGGGCGAGACCGTCCACGCCGCGGCCAGAGGCGAGAACATCGTCGCGATCTTCATCAACAACGCGATCTACGGGATGACCGGCGGACAGATGGCACCCACCACCCTGCCCGGACAGGTCACCCAGACCACCCCCTACGGAAGGGACACCTCCGTCGCCGGCAACCCCATCAGGGTCTGCGAGCTGCTGTCCTCCGTCAAAGGGGTCGCGCTCGCGCAGCGCGTCACCGTCGACTGCGTCAAGAACGTCAAGGCGGCCAAGAAGGCAATCAAGAAGGCCTTCGAGTACCAGATGGCAGGCAAGGGATACTGCATCATAGAGGTCGTCTCCACCTGCCCCACCAACTGGGGAATGGCCCCCGGAGACGCGCTCCAGTGGCTGAGGGACAACATGCTGCCGTACTATCCGCTTGGTGTCTACAAGGACGTCGGGGAGGGAGAGCAGTGA
- a CDS encoding Cupin domain protein codes for MADTNKVGKRIRKYREQMGLSQEDLAINSGIALDSIKEYEEGTSYPPIGSLIRLSRALGQRVGTFTDDQFNPDPIVVRFGEREETGSADGGKGHYEYYPLGQGKTDRHMEPMFIRVGEEESPEMSAHEGEEFIVVVSGKILFIYGKEERILEAGDSAYYNSVVPHYVGAVDGPAEIYAVLYTPL; via the coding sequence ATGGCCGACACGAACAAAGTTGGGAAGAGAATCCGCAAGTACAGGGAGCAGATGGGTCTTTCTCAGGAAGACCTTGCCATCAACTCCGGTATTGCGCTTGATTCCATCAAGGAGTACGAAGAGGGAACGTCTTATCCGCCTATCGGTTCCCTTATCAGGCTCTCCCGCGCGCTCGGCCAGAGGGTCGGCACCTTCACTGACGACCAGTTCAACCCCGACCCGATCGTCGTCAGGTTCGGCGAGAGGGAGGAGACCGGTTCCGCGGACGGCGGCAAGGGACACTACGAGTACTATCCCCTCGGACAGGGAAAGACGGACAGGCACATGGAGCCCATGTTCATCCGCGTCGGAGAGGAGGAGTCCCCCGAGATGAGCGCCCACGAGGGCGAGGAATTCATCGTCGTCGTTTCCGGGAAGATCCTGTTCATCTACGGAAAGGAGGAGAGGATCCTGGAAGCCGGGGACAGTGCCTACTACAATTCGGTCGTGCCCCACTACGTCGGGGCCGTGGACGGACCCGCGGAGATATACGCGGTCCTGTACACCCCTCTCTGA
- a CDS encoding putative phosphoesterase, Icc -like protein translates to MKFLVLTDLHQKASNLAWINSIIEKENIENVLFLGDVTDMGTSDDAVEIISSVKAKVYCLPGNCDPRDLPARISEVAVDMHGKSVQFGDVYVAGLGGSNVTIFGTPFELSEEEIDAKLRPISRKGMILMTHAPSYGILDHIPNGMSVGSPAIRKIVEDFRPLVALSGHIHEDIGAQTIDGTLFVNPGPAKEGYCAILTVDNGKADAKLIGPLDPA, encoded by the coding sequence ATGAAATTCCTCGTTCTCACCGACCTTCACCAGAAGGCATCGAACCTCGCTTGGATCAACAGCATAATCGAGAAGGAGAACATCGAGAACGTCCTGTTCCTCGGGGACGTCACCGACATGGGCACCTCCGACGATGCGGTGGAGATCATCTCCTCCGTCAAGGCCAAGGTGTACTGCCTCCCCGGCAACTGCGACCCCCGCGACCTCCCGGCGAGGATCTCCGAGGTCGCCGTCGACATGCACGGCAAATCCGTGCAGTTCGGCGACGTCTACGTCGCAGGTCTCGGCGGATCCAACGTCACCATCTTCGGCACCCCGTTCGAGCTCTCGGAGGAGGAGATCGACGCCAAGCTGCGCCCCATCTCCAGGAAGGGCATGATACTCATGACCCACGCGCCCTCCTACGGCATCCTCGACCACATCCCCAACGGAATGTCGGTGGGAAGCCCCGCCATCAGGAAGATCGTGGAGGACTTCAGGCCCCTGGTCGCCCTCAGCGGACACATCCACGAGGACATCGGCGCCCAGACAATCGACGGAACACTGTTCGTCAATCCCGGGCCCGCCAAAGAGGGGTACTGCGCCATCCTGACAGTCGATAACGGAAAAGCGGATGCGAAGCTCATCGGCCCCTTGGATCCCGCGTGA
- a CDS encoding Acyl-CoA synthetases (AMP-forming)/AMP-acid ligases II yields MPCIPRKEVTSNERLGDLLDKCIREHPDNDAIVYVDRELRLSWTQWGQEVDRVAKGLMAMGVQKGEKVAVWATNVPDWITLMFATAKIGAILLTINTNYQAAELDYVLKQSDMETLFLIDGVRDTDYVQTVYDLVPELKTLPRESFHSETYPHLKRVVFLGPVKHRGMYSMNEVKSLAVSIGDDEYKARQDTVDVHDVTMMQYTSGTTGFPKGVMLTHFNIANDGYWLGANMNYGAEDRLCINVPLFHCFGCVLGVMACINHCVTMCFCEVFDPIKVMTTIEEERCTSVYGVPTMFINILNHKLFPKFDFSSLRTGIMAGSPCPISAMEEVVEKMNMKEITIVYGLTEASPGMTQTRYDEPSIEKKCSSVGKKLPGIDVVILDPETYEPCPDGVVGEFCCKGFNVMKGYYKMPEETAKVIDKNGYLHSGDLGRRDPDGYFYVTGRIKDMIIRGGENIYPKEVEDFLYKCPGVKDVQVVGVPSQKYGEQPGAFIVKFPGYEDMTEQDVMDYCRGKIAWFKTPKYVAFVDDFPMNAAGKILKYKLRDMAHELWPDA; encoded by the coding sequence ATGCCCTGCATCCCGAGAAAGGAAGTCACCAGCAACGAGAGGCTGGGGGACCTTTTGGACAAGTGCATCAGGGAGCACCCCGACAACGACGCCATCGTCTACGTCGACAGGGAGCTCCGCCTCTCCTGGACCCAGTGGGGACAGGAGGTCGACCGCGTCGCCAAGGGACTCATGGCGATGGGTGTCCAGAAGGGTGAGAAGGTCGCCGTGTGGGCGACAAACGTCCCGGACTGGATCACCCTGATGTTCGCCACCGCGAAGATCGGAGCGATCCTACTGACCATCAACACAAACTACCAGGCCGCCGAGCTCGACTACGTGCTCAAGCAGTCCGACATGGAGACCCTGTTCCTCATCGACGGGGTCAGGGACACCGACTACGTCCAGACCGTGTACGACCTGGTCCCCGAGCTCAAGACCCTGCCCAGGGAGAGCTTCCACAGCGAGACCTATCCCCACCTGAAGAGGGTGGTGTTCCTGGGCCCCGTCAAGCACCGCGGCATGTACTCAATGAACGAGGTCAAGTCCCTCGCTGTTTCCATCGGCGACGACGAGTACAAGGCGAGGCAGGACACCGTGGACGTCCACGACGTCACCATGATGCAGTACACCTCCGGTACCACCGGGTTCCCCAAGGGGGTCATGCTCACCCACTTCAACATCGCCAACGACGGTTACTGGCTGGGGGCGAACATGAACTACGGCGCGGAGGACCGCCTGTGCATCAACGTCCCCCTGTTCCACTGTTTCGGATGCGTCCTGGGGGTCATGGCATGCATCAACCACTGCGTCACCATGTGCTTCTGCGAGGTCTTCGACCCGATCAAGGTCATGACCACCATCGAGGAGGAGAGGTGCACCTCCGTGTACGGCGTCCCCACGATGTTCATCAACATCCTGAACCACAAGCTGTTCCCCAAGTTCGACTTCTCGTCCCTGAGGACCGGTATCATGGCCGGGTCCCCCTGCCCCATCTCCGCGATGGAGGAGGTGGTCGAGAAGATGAACATGAAGGAGATCACCATCGTCTACGGACTGACCGAGGCATCCCCCGGGATGACCCAGACCAGGTACGACGAGCCCTCCATCGAGAAGAAGTGCTCCTCCGTCGGGAAGAAGCTCCCCGGGATCGATGTGGTCATCCTCGACCCCGAGACCTACGAGCCCTGCCCGGACGGCGTGGTCGGCGAGTTCTGCTGCAAGGGATTCAACGTCATGAAGGGGTACTACAAGATGCCCGAGGAGACCGCCAAGGTCATCGACAAGAACGGATACCTGCACTCCGGGGACCTGGGACGCAGGGATCCGGACGGTTACTTCTACGTCACCGGGAGGATCAAGGACATGATCATCCGCGGCGGCGAGAACATCTATCCCAAGGAGGTCGAGGACTTCCTGTACAAGTGCCCCGGAGTCAAGGACGTGCAGGTCGTCGGCGTGCCTAGCCAGAAGTACGGCGAGCAGCCCGGCGCGTTCATCGTCAAGTTCCCCGGATACGAGGACATGACAGAGCAGGACGTCATGGACTACTGCCGCGGCAAGATCGCGTGGTTCAAGACGCCCAAGTACGTGGCGTTCGTGGACGACTTCCCGATGAACGCCGCGGGAAAGATCCTGAAATACAAACTTAGAGACATGGCCCACGAACTGTGGCCGGATGCGTGA
- a CDS encoding SSU ribosomal protein S8E, with amino-acid sequence MALWQGKSGRKATGGRFILSRGKRKFEISREKQFTRLTKDQPAVRKQYRGMGGSVKVGMLTAQFANVVDKKTNTVKQVKILNVVENPSDPNYVQRNIINKGAKIETEAGTAIVTSRPGQHGAINAVLI; translated from the coding sequence ATGGCACTTTGGCAGGGAAAATCTGGAAGGAAAGCCACCGGAGGAAGGTTCATCCTTTCCCGCGGTAAGAGAAAGTTCGAGATCAGCAGGGAGAAGCAGTTCACCAGGCTCACCAAGGACCAGCCCGCAGTCCGCAAGCAGTACCGCGGAATGGGCGGATCCGTCAAGGTCGGAATGCTCACCGCCCAGTTCGCGAACGTTGTCGACAAGAAGACCAACACCGTCAAGCAGGTCAAGATCCTCAACGTCGTCGAGAACCCTTCGGACCCCAACTACGTTCAGCGTAACATCATCAACAAGGGTGCGAAGATCGAGACCGAGGCCGGAACCGCTATCGTGACCTCCAGGCCCGGACAGCACGGCGCCATCAACGCAGTTCTCATCTGA
- a CDS encoding 2-oxoglutarate ferredoxin oxidoreductase, gamma subunit has protein sequence MKDLNILLAGFGGQGILFTGKVIAYAGLMEGREVSWLPSYGPEMRGGTANCSVCLSDSKIGSPLVVNPDVLVAMNLPSLEKFEKDVVPGGLIIVDSSIITKKVERSDVEVIYLPASEIAENAGIKGAANMVILGKLFKETSFCTPENLDKGLQKTIPAKKMDLLDKNRLCIKLGTEN, from the coding sequence GTGAAGGACCTCAACATCCTCCTGGCAGGTTTCGGCGGACAGGGAATCCTGTTCACCGGCAAGGTCATCGCCTACGCGGGACTGATGGAGGGCAGGGAAGTATCCTGGCTCCCATCCTACGGACCCGAGATGCGCGGCGGTACCGCCAACTGCAGCGTCTGCCTGTCCGACAGCAAGATCGGTTCCCCCCTGGTCGTCAACCCCGATGTCCTGGTGGCCATGAACCTCCCCTCCCTCGAGAAGTTCGAGAAGGACGTCGTCCCCGGAGGACTCATCATCGTCGACAGCTCCATCATCACCAAGAAGGTCGAGCGCTCCGATGTGGAGGTCATCTACCTCCCGGCATCCGAGATTGCGGAGAACGCCGGCATCAAGGGAGCGGCCAACATGGTCATCCTCGGGAAGCTGTTCAAGGAGACCTCGTTCTGCACCCCCGAGAACCTCGACAAGGGGCTCCAGAAAACCATCCCCGCGAAGAAGATGGACCTGCTGGACAAGAACAGGCTCTGCATCAAGCTCGGAACCGAGAACTAA
- a CDS encoding 2-oxoglutarate ferredoxin oxidoreductase, delta subunit produces MPKVIVDNNRCKGCEMCVIACPKKILALDHSVTNGKGYHPAHVTDETKCIGCGSCTIMCPDCAIKVEVE; encoded by the coding sequence TTGCCCAAAGTAATCGTTGACAACAACAGATGCAAGGGATGCGAGATGTGCGTCATCGCGTGTCCCAAGAAGATCTTGGCGCTGGACCATTCCGTCACCAACGGAAAGGGATACCACCCCGCTCATGTGACCGACGAAACGAAGTGCATCGGGTGCGGATCGTGCACGATCATGTGCCCCGACTGCGCGATCAAGGTGGAGGTGGAGTGA
- a CDS encoding Pyruvate:ferredoxin oxidoreductase-related 2-oxoacid:ferredoxin oxidoreductase, alpha subunit — protein MADKVLMKGNEAIAEAAIAAGCRHFFGYPITPQTEVAAYMSKRMPKIGGLYLQAESEVASINMVLGAGAAGVRVMTSTSSPGISLMSEGISYIAGSDVPCLIVNVERGGPGLGGIQPSQSDYFQATKATGHGDFHLLVFAPSTVQETVDLISDAFDLGDKYRMPTMILSDGLLGQMMEPVVLPEPREPVDNKDWAAKGHQGKRKHNVVNSLYIEPLELERLNVERFEKYERIKETEQRAEEYLADDAEIILVAFGASSRICHSAVDMARAQGIKAGLVRPITLWPYPDKTIRKHIGHAKAFLSVEMNMGQMVEDVRTIVEGKKPVLFFGRTGGVVPTPKEVLEQIVKINGGDY, from the coding sequence ATGGCAGACAAAGTTCTCATGAAGGGTAACGAGGCCATCGCGGAGGCCGCCATCGCGGCCGGCTGCAGGCACTTCTTCGGATACCCCATCACCCCCCAGACCGAGGTCGCAGCATACATGTCCAAGAGGATGCCGAAGATCGGCGGGCTCTACCTCCAGGCGGAGTCCGAGGTGGCATCCATCAACATGGTCCTGGGAGCCGGAGCCGCCGGTGTCAGGGTCATGACATCCACCTCCTCCCCCGGAATCAGCCTGATGTCCGAGGGGATCTCCTACATCGCCGGATCGGACGTCCCCTGCCTCATCGTCAACGTCGAGAGGGGAGGCCCCGGACTCGGAGGGATCCAGCCCTCGCAGTCCGACTACTTCCAGGCCACCAAGGCGACCGGACACGGAGACTTCCACCTGCTGGTCTTCGCCCCGTCCACCGTCCAGGAGACCGTGGACCTCATCTCCGACGCCTTCGACCTCGGGGACAAGTACAGGATGCCCACCATGATCCTATCCGACGGACTGCTGGGACAGATGATGGAGCCAGTCGTCCTGCCCGAGCCCAGGGAGCCCGTCGACAACAAGGACTGGGCCGCGAAGGGACACCAGGGCAAGAGGAAGCACAACGTCGTGAACTCCCTCTACATCGAGCCCCTGGAGCTCGAGAGGCTCAACGTCGAGAGGTTCGAGAAGTACGAGAGGATCAAGGAGACCGAGCAGAGGGCCGAGGAGTACCTCGCGGACGATGCGGAAATCATCCTCGTCGCCTTCGGAGCGTCCTCCAGGATCTGCCACTCCGCCGTCGACATGGCAAGGGCGCAGGGAATCAAGGCCGGACTCGTCAGGCCCATCACCCTGTGGCCGTACCCCGACAAGACCATCAGGAAGCACATCGGCCATGCCAAAGCGTTCCTGTCGGTCGAGATGAACATGGGCCAGATGGTCGAGGACGTCAGGACCATCGTCGAGGGCAAGAAGCCCGTCCTCTTCTTCGGACGCACCGGAGGAGTGGTCCCCACTCCCAAGGAAGTCCTCGAACAAATCGTCAAGATCAACGGAGGCGATTACTGA
- a CDS encoding putative hydrolases or acyltransferases (alpha/beta hydrolase superfamily), whose product MFAELPDVRMYYEDEGSGEPVILIAGVGANHRFWKTMVPLLKGYRVITLDNRGVGETEYKGEIQIDIMADDVIHLMDYLHILKAHIVGWSMGSQISQSLAIRHPKRLQSLTLVSSYQFRPHRSAYFMYQMTKAAAEGRCTMDEVNLLLNSFCFPESAFAAYAKKGTIMPVPRHPEDPREVYKQMTSMDNFDTTERTKDITAPSLVIHGGMDIMVEPLKGRAIGNSIPKCTYIELPGEGHTIAPELYIDALKKHLRDNRMAPSKE is encoded by the coding sequence GTGTTCGCAGAACTCCCGGATGTCAGGATGTACTATGAGGACGAAGGCTCTGGGGAGCCCGTAATCCTCATCGCAGGTGTCGGTGCAAACCACCGTTTCTGGAAGACCATGGTCCCCCTTCTCAAGGGATACAGGGTCATCACCCTCGACAACCGCGGGGTCGGGGAGACCGAATACAAGGGAGAGATCCAGATCGACATCATGGCGGACGACGTCATCCACCTGATGGATTACCTTCATATCCTGAAGGCGCACATCGTCGGATGGTCCATGGGTTCCCAGATATCCCAGTCCCTGGCAATCAGGCATCCCAAGAGGCTGCAGTCCCTCACCCTCGTCTCGTCCTACCAGTTCAGGCCCCACCGCTCCGCCTACTTCATGTATCAGATGACCAAGGCGGCCGCCGAGGGCAGGTGCACCATGGATGAGGTCAACCTCCTGCTGAACTCGTTCTGCTTCCCGGAGTCCGCCTTCGCGGCATACGCGAAGAAAGGGACGATCATGCCGGTCCCCAGACACCCGGAGGATCCCAGGGAGGTCTACAAACAGATGACCTCCATGGACAACTTCGACACAACCGAGAGGACCAAGGACATCACCGCCCCCAGCCTCGTCATACACGGAGGGATGGACATCATGGTGGAGCCCCTCAAGGGAAGGGCCATCGGGAACTCCATTCCCAAGTGCACCTATATCGAGCTCCCCGGAGAGGGACACACCATCGCCCCCGAGCTCTACATCGATGCCCTGAAGAAACATCTCAGGGACAACAGGATGGCCCCTTCCAAGGAATGA